The Numenius arquata chromosome 7, bNumArq3.hap1.1, whole genome shotgun sequence genome has a window encoding:
- the PPP4R3B gene encoding serine/threonine-protein phosphatase 4 regulatory subunit 3B isoform X2, which translates to MSDTRRRVKVYTLNEDRQWDDRGTGHVSCTYVERLKGMSLLVRAESDGSLLLESKINPNTAYQKQQDTLIVWSEAENYDLALSFQEKAGCDEIWEKICQVQGKDPSVEVTQDLIESEEEHIEEMPETSPLIDLPTCELNKLEEIADLVTSVLSSPIRREKLALALENEGYIKKLLQLFQVCENLENTEGLHHLYEIIRGILFLNKATLFEVMFSDECIMDVVGCLEYDPSLAQPKRHREFLTKTAKFKEVIPITDSELRQKIHQTYRVQYIQDIILPTPSVFEENFLSTLTSFIFFNKVEIVSMLQEDEKFLSEVFAQLTDEATDDDKRCELVNFFKEFCAFSQTLQPQNRDAFFKTLAKLGILPALEIVMGMDDLQVRSAATDIFSYLVEFSPSMVREFVMQEAQQSDDDILLINVVIEQMICDTDPELGGAVQLMGLLRTLIDPENMLATANKTEKSEFLNFFYNHCMHVLTAPLLANTSEDKCEKGNIVGSTKSNTICPDNYQTAQLLALILELLTFCVEHHTYHIKNYIMNKDLLRRVLVLMNSKHTFLALCALRFMRRIIGLKDEFYNRYITKGNLFEPVINALLDNGTRYNLLNSAVIELFEFIRVEDIKSLIAHIVENFYNALESIEYVQTFKGLKTKYEQEKDRQNQKLNSVPSILRSNRFRRDARALEEDEEMWFNEDEDEEGEAVVPPVEKSKQEDDFPDSYEKFMETKKAKESEDKENLPKRTSAGGFKFTFSHSASAANGANGANSKSVAAQTSPASSNGSSSKNATLTTAVTASKGSLVGLVDYPDDEDDDEEEETSPRKRPRLGS; encoded by the exons ATGTCGGACACCCGTCGGCGGGTGAAGGTCTACACCCTCAACGAGGATCGGCAATGGGACGACAGGGGCACCGGGCACGTCTCCTGCACCTACGTGGAGCGGCTGAAGGGGATGTCGCTGCTGGTGCGCGCCGAGTCGGACG GTTCACTGCTGTTAGAATCGAAGATAAATCCAAATACTGCATATCAAAAACAGCAG GACACCCTGATTGTTtggtcagaagcagaaaactaTGACTTAGCACTGAGTTTTCAAGAAAAAGCTGGCTGTGatgaaatttgggaaaaaatctGCCAG GTTCAAGGTAAGGATCCTTCAGTGGAAGTCACACAGGACCTCATTGAGTCAGAAGAGGAACACATAGAAGAAATGCCCGAAACTAGTCCTTTGATCGACCTTCCTACTTGTGAACTCAACAAACTTGAAGAGATTGCTGACCTAGTTACCTCTGTCCTCTCCTCACCCATCCGTAGAGAAAAGCTAGCGCTGGCCTTGGAGAATGAAGGCTATATTAAAAAACTATTACAGCTTTTCCAAGTCTGTGAGAATTTAGAGAACACCGAAGGCTTACATCATTTGTATGAAATTATTAGAGGAATTTTGTTCCTCAACAAAGCAACTCTGTTTGAGGTGATGTTTTCTGATGAGTGTATTATGGATGTTGTTGGATGCCTTGAGTATGATCCTTCTTTGGCTCAGCCAAAACGGCACAGGGAGTTCTTGACCAAAACAGCAAAATTTAAGGAGGTTATTCCTATAACAGACTCTGAACTCAGGCAAAAAATCCACCAGACTTACAGGGTACAGTATATTCAGGACATCATCTTGCCGACACCATCTGTTTTTGAAGAGAATTTTCTTTCTACACtcacttcctttattttcttcaacAAAGTTGAGATTGTCAGTATGTTGCAG GAAGATGAGAAATTTTTGTCTGAAGTTTTTGCACAATTAACAGATGAAGCTACAGATGATGACAAACGATGTGAATTG GTCAACTTTTTCAAGGAATTCTGCGCATTTTCTCAGACATTACAACCTCAGAACAGAGatgcatttttcaaaacattGGCAAAGCTGGGAATTCTTCCAGCGCTTGAAATTGTAATG GGAATGGATGATCTGCAAGTTAGATCTGCTGCTACAGATATATTTTCTTATCTAGTAGAATTTAGTCCATCCATGGTGCGAGAGTTTGTAATGCAAGAGGCCCAGCAGAGTGATGAT gacatCCTGCTCATCAATGTGGTCATTGAGCAGATGATCTGCGATACTGACCCTGAGCTTGGGGGAGCTGTTCAGCTGATGGGGCTCTTGCGCACCCTGATAGACCCAGAGAACATGTTGGCCACAGCTAAT aaaacGGAAAAAAGTGAATTTCTCAATTTCTTCTACAACCATTGTATGCATGTTCTTACCGCACCGCTTCTGGCTAATACATCAGAAGATAAATGTGAAAAAGGTAAT A TAGTTGGGTCCACTAAGAGTAACACAATTTGTCCTG ATAATTATCAAACGGCACAACTACTTGCCTTAATTTTGGAGCTGCTTACTTTTTGTGTGGAACACCACACGTATCACATCAAAAATTACATTATGAACAAAGATTTGCTAAGAAGAGTACTGGTCTTGATGAATTCAAAACACACGTTTCTGGCCTTGT GTGCCCTGCGCTTTATGAGGAGGATAATTGGCCTGAAAGATGAATTTTATAACCGTTATATCACCAAGGGAAACCTGTTTGAACCGGTTATAAATGCTCTGTTGGATAATGGAACTAGGTACAATCTACTCAACTCTGCTGTGATTGAGCTGTTTGAATTCATCAGAGTG GAAGATATTAAGTCCCTTATTGCACATATAGTTGAAAACTTTTATAATGCACTTGAATCTATCGAATATGTTCAGACATTCAAGGGATTGAAGACAAAATATGAGCAAGAAAAAGACCGACAAAACCAGAAACTGAACAG TGTTCCATCTATATTGCGTAGCAATAGATTTCGCAGAGATGCAAGAGCCTTagaggaggatgaagaaatgtgGTTCAATGAAGACGAAGACGAAGAAGGTGAAGCTGTTGTACCTCCAGTTGAGAAGTCAAAACAGGAGGACGATTTTCCAGATAGCTATGAAAAATTTATGGAAACTAAAAAAG CTAAGGAGAGCGAGGACAAAGAGAATCTTCCAAAAAGGACTTCAGCTGGGGGATTCAAATTCACTTTTTCCCACTCAGCCAGCGCAGCCAATGGTGCAAACGGTGCAAACAGTAAATCCGTGGCAGCTCAGACGTCACCAGCAAGCTCCAACGGCTCCTCTTCAAAGAACGCAACCCTGACCACAGCGGTGACAGCCTCGAAG GGAAGTCTAGTTGGCCTAGTGGATTATcctgatgatgaagatgatgatgaagaggaggagacgTCTCCAAGGAAAAGACCTCGTCTGGGTTCATAA